TTTGAGTGACTTGTGAATTAGAGCAAAGTTTTTGTAAGACTAAGCAAAAATATACCATAGAATATGACcataagcagaaaaaaaaaccctgtgtCTCCTGGTATTTATTTCctgatttatttttgtgatAAAACCTAGTTATATACAGTCTGTATAGTGTCTagtgttttcttcttcatttacAAGCAACATTGTCTCACTTAAAGAAGCTATTTTACTCTGAAGGTGACATTGGTTTTGCATGGCCTCCGGCAGAGCTTTCCAAAGCCCCGGCAACCAGATGGCAAAATCCAAATCACCTGTGGAGCCGTGGCCAACGGTGCCAAGAGAGAGACACGCTGCTGAGGTGCACGTCAGCAGAGGAATtaagttgttttatttaatacagAAGAGAGATCAGCAGTTTGCCAAAAGACAGATTACTGCAGCGAATAAGAGGGCTGTGTTTCCTCACGTAGGGTTTGGTCTGAACTGGTCAAAACAGTTACTTCATTAGTACAAGTGTTTCTGTTTAATATGTGACAGTGTTACTGCTCTAAACTTGTCCTGAGATAAAGAATCGATGAAGCAGTGGGTGTGGAGGATGTCTGCAGGCAGTTATGTCATCTTAATCAGGTTGAATGAACTTCACATGTCTGGGTAATCAATTAGCAGTCTACTCTACGACCATGAGATACATTAAAGTGAGCTGGTAGAGAGGTAAGGAAGGGGAGAGGGTCAGAGGTTAAATACAACTCCAGTCTTGACCCCTGAGTCCTAAATAGCTCAGACATTTAATTCCTGCCGGTGCCTCACACCTATCGAGGGACCAccctatagatagatagatatatgttCTTGATGTTGATGATAGTTGTGGAAGTTGATGTGTTTTCTGTATAGACTGGTTTACAGCGGAGCAGATGGTGGATCAGCAGTTAACACTCAAGTTAAGCACATTTAAATCACAGAGCCACTCGCCACCATTCGCTGGATTTAACCAATTAACTCGTTGCCTGTGTGATGTAGGGTCAAGGTAGTTTGGGGAAGGACTCACTTTTACTTTGTCACATCCCTtgatcaagtttttttttttttttacagcagataAAGCCTGTGGCATGCTCGTAATCAGGCATGTCAGTGCCAGGTTCAGTCAGGTGACTTGTTTTCACCTGCAGGGCGATCCTTGTAGTCCGAAGAGTTTAGTCCgacctttaaagtgctcatattatgctttttggctcttcccctttcctttgtgttatatatcttttttgtgcatggtataggtttacaaagtgaaaaagcccaaagtccaccccaaagggacttaccatctccaacagaaaactctgttcacaaactgctccaaacagctctattgtagtccagcctttacttcagagacaaacgtgcgtcactttgtaacacacgctataatgctcacctagctgctagtgtggcacgccctcatactctgcttctgactgggtaatagtccttatctaggtactgcacatgtgcgactcccaacaaagatggaacagaagtgagatgtctcactctgtagctaaaacagagagctcaacacacagggtgaaaagaggagctgcagtacaacaaaaatatggtgttttttgaaaattaaaccatgtaaaccttttctgatataacctctaaatacaattatgaacctgaaaattacgtttaatatgagcactttaacctgTGTCACATCTCAAACCTCCACCTTTCCTGTCACTCTCATTCCCCTCTTCTCATTTCTCAGTTTGTCCATCTTTGAATACTTTCCTTGCCTTCTCAACTTGCGTGTCCTAGTCCCCAAAAACTTTTCTTCATGAACTGGtcaattttgacattttgctaTTTTGCTTCCATACAGTAACATGTCTTCTTACAGACTAATGGAAAGAAAACCTCCATAATACACttttaaattttgttttttttaactacaatTTGTGTTAGAAAGAAATATCCAAAATCCCAtctgtaaaaacctttgactctaTTGATAATGTAGTTATACATACTAAAAAGTACATTGACTTTTGGTACTTCTAgaatattttgatgctaatgcTTTCGCACTTTTACTTAGGctgagtaacattttaaatgcaggacttttagactatttctacagtgtggtattgctactttaacTTAAATAAACAATCTAAGTACTTCTTCTACCACTTATAGTTGGTGATGTGCCTcttgctgtgtctgtgtcttgtgTACTCTGCAATCTGTTTGTGAAAAACACCTTGTAGATAGATGAGACTCGGCTGGTTGACTAcataaagattaaaaaagaagCTCAGTAATAGTAATCTCTGAGTAATCTCAGGGGCTCACCTGAGTGCTGCTGTGGCTCCGCCTCAGGGTGATCCAGTTTAATTGACTTATTCCAACAGGTTGAGGCTGATTTCCTCTGCAGCTCACAGACAGATCATCACTGATTGCCCTGGACTTCTCAGCCACTCACACAGGTAGGAAACAAACAGAGCTGCGCTACACAGACAATATGAAATATCACAAATCTTAAACCTCGAGAAACTAATCACTATGAATAGCCATTTGACCTTTTGATTTtctcataaaaaaacacataatgaCACATTTGTCATGATATGAAGCGTTCAGAGGCAAGACAAGGGAAGACTAGACTTAATGAATGAAAAGTAACTATGTTTACATTCATATTGttgttgctgcattttgttGATTGATCACATTTGTTTTCTATCTACAGCAATGTACCATGTGGAACTTTTTATTACTTAGACAATGACATCATGCTAAAGAAAATACTAGAATCCCATGATAATCTTAATCACCTTCTGTTAAACATAacctattacatttttttttaacaattcttatttagggttagggttacccaAGACCTTTTCTTGGGTTAGGGGGGATTAGGATTAGGGTTACCCGAGACCTTTTCTAGAGTTAGGGTTATCCAGGACCTTTTCTCAACTTCTTCGGCCATATTGCACAAGTCTGCTTTGATTGTTATCACAGATTATGTCCTCTGCATTTTTTATGTTGAATTTGTCAAAGATGTGTCAGGAAACATCATTTAATCGTTTATAGAAATTTACTCTATTTGAACCATACTGCAGTCTTCTATTTTTAAAATAGCAATGGGGTCGAAAATTGCTAAACTAGCATCACGctttaaatgccaataaataaaCACCACAGCCTTGACCTGGGTTGAATCTTGTCGTGATTTCTCTTGCGGGTATTACTGATGGTTGATCGGCTTTATGAGCTTACCCAGCGgcttctgcttttttcacagcatTTGCTTCTTTGACCAGGACCAGGATCAAGAAGGATACTGTAGCCATACCTCAGACATAGTCGTCTGTTTACCACTTTGACAGAGTAGAGGAGGCAACTCCCTAGGTTGAAGCTGTGTGTTAATTGCCCTTAAAAAGCTCAAGTGCCACAAATTCCCATTTTGATTTGGCTCTAAAACATCACCAACACCATCAACAATGGGTAACTCCAAAAGTGGCGCTGTGTCCAAGGAGATCCTGGAGGACCTGAAACTCCACACCAAGTTCACAGAGACTGAGATTGCTCAGTGGTATGAAAACTTCAAGAAGCAGTGTCCAGAAGGGCGCATCACAAAAGAGGAATTCCAGAGCATCTACACCAGGTTCTTCCCGGAAAGTGACGCCCAGACATACGCCCAGCATGTCTTCCGCTCCTTTGACACAAACGAGGATGGAACACTGGACTTCAAGGAGTACATCATTGCTCTCCACATGACATCAACAGGGAAAACCACCAGCAAACTGGAGTGGGCCTTCTCGCTGTTCGACGTGGACAGGAATGGATACATCACAAAGTCAGAGGTCAAGGAAATCTGTACGGTGAGTTTTGGAGAAAGGGAAGTGATGCAGTAGCCTTGCAAACAACCAGTTGCTGTAGTTTGCCAACTGTTTAGCTTCCAGTTGTTGAGTGAATTGTCTGAAGGAATAGTTGAGTGCTGTGAGTAAAAATTAAGTATAGGCAACAGTCTCATCTGTATAGAAGTTGATATTAGACCATCCTGTACTGTATCTGTTTGCGGCTTCTAGACAAAGGTTAGACATTGGCAGGTTTTGCAGACCTAACGTCTGGTTCTTCTCTATACATTAGGGCACTTTCACAACTATAGTTCGTTGGACTCTGTGCCACTCAGGGGTGaatttgcaacattgttgcatttttataatattttagaagaaggcaaACAAtttgagcagctgacagactgCAAGTGAAAGAGAGACGATGATGTGTTATCGCACAAACAACCAGCGATGTATGGTCAGAACAActtatggatctgaaagttatcCCTTAATCATATATATGTCTGTACATTGTGTGCAAAATTGAAATTTAAGGCTAGTAAATGCATTGTTTTTGGTCCACTTCTTGTATTTGGGTCGGACCGCATTCTCACCTGAAGTCAACCAAACTTTAGTTCACTTGAAAGCAAACCGAGAACTCCGTTTTCAAGTGcaccagagtttgtttgtttgatctgcAGAGTTcggatgagctttcacaccagcccAAACAAACCGGTCTATGAGAACAAATTCTCCAGGGTATATTTTAAatggaccaaatgaggtaggtgttAAAGCAACCTTGGAAAGCAACGTAATAAAAAATCTGGTAGAATGGACAGTTGACAATTGAGTGGTAGACATAAAGGTAAGAAAGATCAGTAATTGACATTTGCTGAGCAGTGAGCTCTGAAGGAAGCTATATGTACAACATCTATAGACACATGGAGATCACAGGAGCATGTTCTGATCGAACATATGATCGTATGAAAAGATGTTGCTCTATTTGGATGTGCAACTCTTTTTAAATGCAGAGTcccattttctgtcatttgtgaTCTCATTTCTATTAGCACCCACTCAATAATAGTACCGATTTTCCTGTCACCAAATATATCTCTATAGCATCTCATGGTGTTACTCTTGTTATGTAACATTTGTTAAACACAAGATTacacttgattgattgatgctGATAAACAGTTTAGGATGAATTAAGGGCTAAGcctacagagagcagagagtgaGGATGGGaggatatataaatatagaatTAAGAGAATGAAGAGTGGCCAGGTAACATGTTCTCATcttattttaacaattttgGATCAAGATAAATGAGACGTGGCAGTATGGTTATAAAAACTCAAATTAGAAATGAAACCAATATAGACTCAGTAATCCATATCATTTTGAGTAAACTATGGCAAGTATAAACAAcagtatcatctgcatacaggATGATTTGGGactgtcacatactgtatattttggtGGCTTCTAGACAAAGGTTGGCAATTTCACAGAATTCAACAATACAGTGAATTATATCAATTATAACCTCAAACAACTGCACTTTTCAGTCTTTAAACTTATCTATTGTCACATATAAATGTAgaaaacatttgaatttaaaatgattCACCACTAATGCCACTATTTGGCTAGTTAAATATAACTGACTTACATGCCCTTCTCTAAATGCTTTAGAGATGATCTcattatatgtatttctttatgTTTATACTGCAAAAATAGCCAGAAAAGACTATGTGAGGTTAACATTAAAAAGCCAAATCCTTCTTCAGTCTGACTGCAGTATGTCTGAATAAAACAACTTGCCACTCTGTTTATGTTCTTCAGTAATCCTTTCTTTAAGCCCCTGCTAATTACAGCAAAATGTGAGTtagtagttttagtttttatagtGCTGTTAATATTCCATAGTTTTTCCATATGTGATGAGATTGTTAAGTGTCTTTGTTGAAATGTAGAATACTTTACACTCTGTTGGTGTTCCAGGAAGTCAAAAGGAAGTCActgttttaaaaggtttatAAGAAACAGGAACCCAACAATTTAAAGATCATCACTATCAAAGTTTAATATTTCTATGAAAGGCAAAATGTGTTATACCAAAATATAATGCTTTTCTCTCTTTGACCAGTCTGTGTCTTCTATTTTGGCTTCTCACAGGCAATTTTCAAGCTGATTCCTAAAGATGAGCTGGCTGCCCTGGCTGAGGATGAAAACACAGCTGAGAAGAGGGCAAATAAACTCTGGAAGGTCTTTGAGAAGGGCGATAATGGTGAGATACAACagtgtcaatggagaaattaatgaataaatatgagACTTGTAGCTAATAAGAACTGGTTCAGAATGCAGCAGATAGGCTTCTTACTGGTTTCAACAAACGACATCACATCACCCCAATCCTGGCTTCTCTCTATTGGCTCCCTGTTCGATTTAGAGTTGATTTTCAACAGTTTACTGATCACTTAAAAAGCATGTCTGGGTCTGGCCCAAGCTATATAGCAGAAATATTGATTCCATATGAGCCAGTTTGCAGCCTCAGATCTTTAGGTGGGTATTTCTGGTCGTTCTAAAGTTGaggcttaaaggggtgatagaatgcaaaaccaagtttaccttgtcatagttgaataacgacagttcggtgggtaacatggacatacagagaacctcaaaatcccattgatacctctttcctatgcaaatctcacaatttgaaactgcctctgaaaacgggcaaatcccaatgaagctaatagttgacatcaactcggtggctgtaccttaattGGCTCTGGTCGGTACCTTTGTCATGTAGGTCACGTAGATGTACAGCCAAAACAGTCaactctctcttctgttctgtgactgagccTGAGGAGCAGAGGAGCCAGCACCGTATGCTGAGAggagcagcccctcccctctctccatgTGCAGCAACACTGCGTCGttgtaaaccaaccaatcagcgcgcagctcatctaaatattcatgagcataccatataaaACCTCTTGTTTCATTCTAGGGCTatttcacagggttgcattagggaGCAGCACCCGGGCtgttttcagcccaaccaatgttacataccctattaggagaccttaaggaacagtgtgaaataccctatataatcattctatcacccctttaaatctAAGAGTAACCATGCATTTGCCATCAGGACCCCTTGGCTTTGGAACAACCTCCTAAGAAAATAAGGCTGGCAGAATCAGtgactttgtttttattatgatctTATTTTATGTGAACCCATTACTCCTTTTTATTGCTCTTATCGTCTTTTTATTGCTTTTCTTGTTTTATAATTATtaccttcaacaaaggaggttATGTtcggtttggtttgtttgtctatcagcaggattacggaaaaactaACTAATTAAATTTTCAAGCAGATTCGATTCACAGGACGGctacacacattattttttacttttgttaacattgcgagataagGCATGtccttggcagaggtctgcaCTCTCCGAGTTCAACCTTGGTGCTTTTGCTTCTGACTGATTTTTTTCTGTCCAATATTTAGTCAAACAGAAATAATGTATTCTTCCTAAACAGCTGTCTCTGCATCGAAAACAGGAAATGCATTCTACAGCTCGTCCGTTCCAAAGGCTACAGTTGAAATGAATGAAAGCGAAGCAAATATTTACTTTCAGGATTGGGCCTGACCGTTGCCTTACATCTGTTTTACCTGCAAACCTTGAATAATTCTGCTAGAAAAAGGGCTCTCTGCGACTCTTCCAGCAGTATGCAGCGGAATCAGATGCTTCTCAGCTTGTGGACAGCAAACATGATTCATTTGCACAGAGTTGTGTCGAAGTGTTCTGGTCTGTCTGCACTATTAAAGGCTGCAAATTAATCAGTGTGCTCCAGTCTTTTTTATTCCCCCTTGGAACctttgtcttttatttcattaacCTGAACTtaacttcttctttttctattcCTTTTCTCCTTACAGAACGAGTTGCAGAAGGAGAGTTTATCCAGGGAGTGTTGGACAATGAAGACGCCCTTCGTTTGATTCAGTATTCGCCTGCAAAGTAACTCTTCCACAGATTCATTGTATCTCTCTCCAGTTGTGTCGTTTCCAATTCACCCATAACTCTgctaatactgtatgtacacaccgccgccgacttgagctgcaaaagaagctctggctgccctgtcaaggacgcttgtcaaaaagtacAGGGAAGCTTTTgacgctttggccgctctgactTGGCAGGACATTCACATCAAGCAAGGAAGACGtacttaaataacaaaaacatcacGCACGTACTTCACCAACTCACCGGAGACACCAACTAGCCCAGCTATTTTATACCAtgcctcgttttttttttttaactggtcCCTATACGCAAACGAAGTCATATCATAAATTATAGGGAACCCAGTAACAGCGATGATGagcttttcctccattttctcgGAACTAATCTTTTGGTAGGAACGAAAGTATGTTCTCTGGAATCAGCCAGTGCGAAGGGTGTCTATATTCCGATTGGTTGCTGGTCGTTTGCTGCTGAACTgcgtcatagctcattaccataaagttgaccAAACTTCAACTTTCTGCTTGATGCTCTGGTCGCTCACCATGCCCAAAACGTGACGCAGACGGATTTGCCGCttcttgcagctgagagaagccagcttccattgaaaatggACTTCCTGTAACTTTGAACTGAAGTCGGcagcggtgtgtacgtacagatACAATGACACCTGACAGCACCTTCACAACACACAGCCAGTGTGACGTCAGTTTTTAGTTTACATTTCTtgagaaaatgtaattatggGTGTGCGTATTAGCAACTCaagcacacattttaatatGATAACATGTCACATGCTTTAGTTAAA
Above is a window of Sander vitreus isolate 19-12246 chromosome 14, sanVit1, whole genome shotgun sequence DNA encoding:
- the LOC144528973 gene encoding recoverin-like, translating into MGNSKSGAVSKEILEDLKLHTKFTETEIAQWYENFKKQCPEGRITKEEFQSIYTRFFPESDAQTYAQHVFRSFDTNEDGTLDFKEYIIALHMTSTGKTTSKLEWAFSLFDVDRNGYITKSEVKEICTAIFKLIPKDELAALAEDENTAEKRANKLWKVFEKGDNERVAEGEFIQGVLDNEDALRLIQYSPAK